One stretch of Eggerthella lenta DSM 2243 DNA includes these proteins:
- a CDS encoding fumarate hydratase — translation METIITKSQVADAVYAAIPKLACVLPADIEAGLAVARELEGNPRGRAVLDQLIENAAIAAEDRVPICQDTGTVWVSLEIGPDVAVRGDVFADVDDAVARAYDEARLRKSVVRDAVLDRANTGDNTPAFCDVHPVDEPGAARLHVMLKGGGSDNASRVVMLVPGAGKQGIVDELVRCVREKGANACPPLVVGVGIGSTFDKVAGLAKRALMRPVDEPAADDRLRALEEELLAAVNATGIGPGGLGGRTTALAVRVATAPCHIAALPLAINMGCSAMRRITVPLACQPAERLDAAASRRTRSSRDAAGLRTEVRGACAIPRISGTAETLADFAEPASDRSRCARSAADAGEEVRHG, via the coding sequence ATGGAAACCATCATCACGAAATCACAGGTCGCGGACGCAGTCTACGCGGCCATCCCGAAGCTGGCCTGCGTGCTGCCGGCCGATATCGAAGCGGGGCTCGCCGTGGCGCGGGAGCTCGAGGGCAATCCGCGCGGGCGCGCGGTTCTCGACCAGCTAATTGAGAACGCGGCGATCGCCGCCGAGGATCGCGTGCCTATCTGCCAGGACACCGGCACCGTGTGGGTCAGCCTCGAGATCGGGCCTGACGTAGCTGTACGCGGCGACGTGTTCGCCGACGTGGACGACGCCGTCGCCCGCGCCTACGACGAGGCGCGCCTGCGCAAGTCGGTGGTGCGCGATGCCGTCCTCGACCGCGCGAACACGGGCGACAACACGCCTGCGTTCTGCGACGTCCATCCCGTGGACGAGCCGGGCGCGGCGCGGCTGCACGTTATGCTGAAGGGCGGCGGCTCGGACAACGCGAGCCGCGTGGTCATGCTGGTTCCGGGTGCCGGCAAGCAGGGCATCGTCGACGAGCTCGTACGCTGCGTGCGCGAGAAGGGCGCCAACGCCTGCCCGCCGCTCGTGGTGGGCGTCGGCATCGGCTCCACGTTCGACAAGGTGGCCGGCTTGGCGAAGCGGGCGCTCATGCGGCCTGTGGACGAGCCCGCGGCCGACGACCGCCTGCGCGCGCTCGAAGAGGAGCTGCTCGCGGCCGTGAACGCCACGGGCATCGGACCCGGCGGCCTGGGCGGCCGCACGACGGCGCTGGCCGTGCGCGTGGCCACGGCGCCGTGCCACATCGCGGCGCTGCCCCTGGCCATCAACATGGGCTGCTCGGCCATGCGCAGGATCACGGTTCCGCTGGCTTGCCAGCCAGCGGAACGGCTCGACGCTGCGGCTTCCCGCCGTACCCGATCTTCGCGCGATGCCGCAGGCTTGCGTACCGAAGTACGCGGCGCCTGCGCCATCCCCCGAATCTCAGGCACTGCGGAAACCCTCGCTGACTTCGCTGAACCTGCGTCTGATCGTTCGCGCTGTGCGCGAAGCGCCGCGGATGCGGGCGAGGAGGTGCGCCATGGCTAG
- a CDS encoding fumarate hydratase C-terminal domain-containing protein, with protein sequence MASADRIRLALPFDRAALARLEAGDSCLLTGPLYTLRDAGHVRLLAELEAAGGALPYGLDGQAIFYAGPTPEAAGRPFGAVGPTTASRMDFAAPALHRAGVAATVGKGRRSSEVRDACRATGSVYFVACGGAAAYLAKCVASSETVAYDDLGTEALRRIDVVDFPVFVGVDVRGRDVYDLV encoded by the coding sequence ATGGCTAGCGCTGATCGCATCCGCCTCGCGTTGCCGTTCGACCGCGCCGCGCTGGCCCGGTTGGAGGCGGGCGACTCCTGTCTGCTCACCGGCCCTTTGTACACGCTGCGCGACGCGGGACACGTGCGCCTCTTGGCCGAGCTGGAAGCCGCCGGCGGCGCGCTGCCCTACGGTCTGGACGGTCAGGCCATCTTCTATGCGGGTCCCACGCCCGAAGCGGCCGGGCGCCCCTTCGGCGCGGTCGGGCCCACCACGGCCAGCCGCATGGATTTCGCCGCCCCCGCGCTGCACCGCGCAGGCGTCGCGGCGACGGTGGGCAAGGGCCGCCGCTCGTCCGAGGTGCGCGATGCCTGCCGCGCGACGGGTTCCGTTTATTTCGTGGCATGCGGCGGGGCCGCGGCCTATCTGGCGAAGTGCGTGGCATCATCGGAGACGGTGGCGTACGACGATCTGGGAACCGAGGCCCTGCGCCGCATCGACGTGGTCGATTTCCCCGTCTTCGTCGGCGTCGACGTACGGGGCCGCGACGTGTACGACCTCGTCTAG
- the tmk gene encoding dTMP kinase, protein MIHESAQATDALRGIFITFEGGEGAGKTTHIRFLSETLRAHGREVLCLREPGGTEVGEQLRAVVLDPANGGMSDEAELLIYEAARAQLMAQVIAPALARGAVVLCDRFTDSTVAYQAYGRGLPRMFVDRVNEFACQGVHPDRTILMATGGEANVGLVRATHRGAADRLEQAGEEFHARVNEAFLEIARRDPERVRVVVSDGNKSQTAAAVFAELADLFPWMAQVVDDDPAFFDRLDVKRSKVEA, encoded by the coding sequence GTGATACACGAATCCGCACAAGCAACCGATGCCCTGCGCGGCATCTTCATCACGTTCGAGGGCGGCGAGGGCGCCGGCAAGACGACGCATATCCGCTTTTTGTCCGAGACGCTGCGAGCGCACGGCCGCGAGGTGCTGTGCCTGCGCGAGCCCGGCGGCACCGAGGTGGGCGAGCAATTGCGCGCCGTGGTGTTGGACCCGGCGAACGGCGGCATGTCCGACGAGGCCGAGCTGCTCATCTACGAGGCCGCCCGCGCGCAGCTGATGGCGCAGGTCATCGCGCCCGCGCTGGCGCGAGGGGCCGTGGTGCTGTGCGACCGTTTCACCGATTCGACGGTGGCCTACCAGGCCTACGGGAGGGGCTTGCCGCGCATGTTCGTCGACCGCGTGAACGAGTTCGCCTGCCAGGGCGTGCATCCCGACCGCACCATCCTCATGGCCACGGGCGGCGAGGCGAACGTGGGCCTCGTGCGCGCGACGCATCGGGGGGCGGCCGACCGCCTCGAGCAGGCGGGCGAGGAGTTCCATGCCCGCGTGAACGAGGCGTTTCTGGAAATCGCCCGGCGCGACCCCGAGCGCGTGCGCGTGGTGGTCTCCGACGGCAACAAGTCGCAGACGGCTGCTGCGGTGTTCGCCGAGCTGGCCGACCTGTTCCCCTGGATGGCGCAGGTCGTCGACGACGACCCTGCCTTTTTCGACCGCCTCGACGTGAAGCGTTCGAAAGTGGAGGCGTAA
- the holB gene encoding DNA polymerase III subunit delta': MADAFENILGQPQVREFLRATVAQGKVSHAYLFTGPAGSNKTMAAYAFAQAVLCPKGASGPRGGNCGACDACRRIMRKKHPDVRYFAPEGAGGYLVEQIRDIVADTSMAPIQAHKKVYILDRVDLLGVQAANAFLKTLEEPPSDVVLILLARTRESVLPTILSRCQVVPFRTIPASEAAGIIVQNTGASREQARMAVEACDGSITRAVEFLKSNERLAFRTRVLEVLGCLRKADDWDAVGFASELVVLVKAPLDVARAEQEQELAENADFLAKSAIRQIEARNKRQLTAKTFESLRQLTAIVRSWLRDVMAVCAETPELVINVDARASVMEAAEATDEARAAAALAAVRRCDEAISYNVSPETCIDAMLFEIREVLYGSHSAD; encoded by the coding sequence GTGGCCGACGCGTTCGAGAACATCCTCGGCCAGCCGCAGGTGCGCGAATTCTTGCGCGCCACGGTGGCGCAGGGCAAGGTGAGCCACGCCTACCTGTTCACGGGCCCGGCCGGGTCGAACAAAACGATGGCCGCCTACGCGTTCGCGCAGGCCGTGCTGTGCCCGAAGGGGGCCTCCGGCCCGCGCGGAGGCAACTGCGGCGCATGCGACGCCTGCCGGCGCATCATGCGCAAGAAGCATCCCGACGTGCGCTACTTCGCGCCCGAAGGCGCGGGCGGCTATCTGGTCGAGCAGATCCGCGACATCGTGGCCGATACGTCGATGGCGCCCATCCAGGCGCACAAGAAGGTCTACATCCTCGATCGCGTCGACCTGCTGGGCGTGCAGGCCGCCAACGCGTTCCTCAAGACGCTGGAGGAACCGCCGTCGGACGTGGTGCTGATCCTGCTCGCGCGTACGCGCGAGAGCGTGCTGCCCACCATTCTGTCGCGTTGCCAGGTGGTGCCGTTCCGCACCATCCCGGCAAGCGAGGCGGCCGGCATCATCGTGCAGAACACGGGCGCGTCGCGCGAGCAGGCGCGCATGGCCGTCGAGGCCTGCGACGGCTCCATTACGCGTGCCGTGGAGTTCTTGAAGTCCAACGAGCGCCTGGCGTTCCGCACCCGCGTGCTGGAGGTGCTGGGCTGTCTGCGCAAGGCAGACGACTGGGACGCCGTCGGGTTCGCGAGCGAGCTCGTGGTGCTGGTGAAGGCGCCGCTGGACGTGGCGCGCGCCGAGCAGGAGCAGGAGCTCGCCGAGAATGCGGACTTCCTGGCGAAGTCGGCCATCCGCCAGATCGAGGCGCGCAACAAGCGCCAGCTGACGGCCAAGACCTTCGAATCGCTGCGCCAGCTGACGGCCATCGTGCGCTCGTGGCTGCGCGACGTGATGGCCGTGTGCGCCGAGACGCCCGAGCTCGTCATCAACGTGGATGCCCGCGCCTCCGTCATGGAGGCGGCCGAGGCCACCGATGAGGCGCGCGCCGCCGCCGCGCTAGCGGCCGTGCGCCGCTGCGACGAGGCGATCTCGTATAATGTATCACCGGAAACGTGCATCGACGCGATGCTGTTCGAGATAAGAGAGGTGCTCTATGGTTCGCATAGCGCCGATTAA
- a CDS encoding PSP1 domain-containing protein yields MVRIAPINLYYNPKTLWFDAGDLDVRAGDGVIVSTARGTEFGRAAHDVFEADEAQIKKLKSPLKPVKRIATDEDEARAAELEAKSREALPVFKEMAAEGNGDMHPVSVEYLFEGDKAIFYFEAEERVDFRELVRKLAAHFRVRIDMRQIGVRDEARMVGGLGHCGQELCCKRLGGEFCPVSIRMAKEQDLSLNPQKISGVCGRLMCCLRYEFDAYKDFKSRAPKQNATVETPDGPAKVVDLDVPREIVSLKIMGEKPVKVPLADFDPPEEGSNRPNRVGEEAWQDATTADPIGFAGESALFGTTTQLTGQDKLADPGSVRRTGRGGQKPSKGGGSNGGRAGGGQKGGGNGGQKGGKQADAQAQSARKPRRRRSTKVGGEGAAAPEAAETQKRKQKQQGGGSPKGGQGGQQQKRRSGQGGQSGNGGSKKQQGQRQGGEGAKKQGPKGMQPSKPRPGQKSSGLRQGQKPQQPRQDKAPRPERSGAPSGEGGRPTGDGGHRRARRRSHKAGGSDGAGAPGAGGAAPSGE; encoded by the coding sequence ATGGTTCGCATAGCGCCGATTAACCTGTATTACAACCCCAAGACGCTGTGGTTCGACGCCGGCGACCTGGACGTGCGCGCCGGGGACGGCGTGATCGTGTCCACGGCCCGCGGCACCGAGTTCGGCCGCGCGGCCCACGACGTGTTCGAGGCCGACGAGGCGCAGATCAAGAAGCTGAAAAGCCCGCTCAAGCCTGTCAAACGCATCGCGACGGACGAGGACGAGGCGCGCGCGGCCGAGCTGGAGGCGAAGAGCCGCGAGGCGCTGCCCGTGTTCAAGGAGATGGCTGCCGAGGGCAACGGCGACATGCACCCCGTGTCGGTGGAGTACCTGTTCGAGGGCGACAAGGCCATCTTCTACTTCGAGGCGGAGGAGCGCGTGGACTTCCGCGAGCTCGTGCGCAAGCTGGCCGCGCACTTCCGCGTGCGCATCGACATGCGACAGATCGGCGTGCGCGATGAGGCCCGCATGGTGGGCGGCCTGGGGCATTGCGGCCAGGAGCTGTGCTGCAAGCGCCTGGGCGGCGAGTTCTGCCCCGTGTCCATCCGCATGGCGAAGGAGCAGGACCTCTCGCTGAACCCGCAGAAGATATCGGGCGTGTGCGGACGGCTCATGTGCTGTCTGCGCTACGAGTTCGACGCGTACAAGGACTTCAAGAGCCGCGCCCCGAAACAGAACGCCACGGTGGAGACGCCCGATGGGCCGGCGAAGGTGGTGGATCTCGACGTGCCGCGCGAGATCGTGTCGCTGAAGATCATGGGCGAGAAGCCCGTGAAGGTGCCGCTGGCCGACTTCGACCCGCCCGAGGAAGGCTCGAACCGCCCGAACCGCGTAGGCGAGGAGGCGTGGCAGGACGCGACGACGGCCGACCCTATCGGATTTGCGGGCGAGTCGGCGCTGTTCGGCACCACGACGCAGCTGACCGGGCAGGACAAGCTGGCCGATCCGGGTTCCGTGCGCCGCACGGGCCGCGGCGGTCAGAAGCCGTCGAAGGGCGGCGGCTCGAACGGCGGCCGCGCGGGCGGCGGCCAGAAGGGCGGCGGCAACGGCGGCCAGAAGGGCGGCAAACAGGCCGACGCGCAGGCGCAGAGCGCGCGCAAGCCGCGCAGGAGGCGCTCGACGAAGGTCGGCGGCGAGGGCGCTGCCGCCCCCGAGGCGGCCGAGACGCAGAAGCGCAAGCAGAAGCAGCAAGGCGGCGGCTCGCCGAAGGGCGGGCAGGGCGGCCAGCAGCAGAAGCGCCGGTCGGGTCAGGGCGGTCAGAGCGGCAACGGCGGCTCCAAGAAGCAGCAGGGCCAGCGCCAGGGAGGCGAGGGCGCGAAGAAGCAGGGGCCGAAGGGCATGCAGCCCTCGAAGCCTCGTCCCGGCCAGAAGTCCTCAGGCCTGCGCCAGGGCCAGAAGCCGCAGCAGCCGCGCCAGGACAAGGCGCCCCGCCCCGAGCGCTCGGGGGCTCCGAGCGGCGAGGGCGGCCGCCCGACGGGAGACGGCGGGCATCGCCGCGCCCGTCGCCGCAGCCACAAGGCGGGCGGCTCGGACGGCGCGGGCGCGCCCGGAGCGGGCGGCGCGGCGCCGAGCGGCGAATAG
- a CDS encoding nicotinate phosphoribosyltransferase, translating to MKIDYALLTDLYQLTMAQGYWETGQGDTQACFHMYFRDYPFKGGYAIACGMAQLADLVDEFSFSDEDVAYLGSLDAPGGGKLFKPEFLDYLRTFELRVDIDAVLEGTVVFPHEPLVRVTGPIMDCQLIETALLNCVNFETLIATKAARVCLAAQAPVAEFGLRRAQGAGGGLWASRAAVVGGCASTSNVLAGKLFDIPVSGTHAHSWVMSFPDELTAFRAYAEAFPKNCVLLVDTYDVEQGIKNAITVGLEMRERGERLSGIRIDSGDLSWLARMARAMLDEAGLTDCGIVLSNDLDEFTIQSIRDEGAQVTSWGVGTKLACAYDQPTLGGVYKLSATRASGESEWTDRLKISESAAKLTTPGVLDVRRYFYCGSGRLAGDMVFDVNAPGDKLREVIVDPSDDLRQKNLSGLCSETLLKPLARDGRTVLDASERDAWAARERAQAGLATLDESQKRMLNAHTYPVGLEYGLFERRRDLVVKLRGIA from the coding sequence ATGAAGATCGACTACGCGCTGTTGACTGACCTGTACCAGCTCACCATGGCGCAGGGCTATTGGGAGACCGGCCAGGGCGACACGCAGGCCTGCTTCCACATGTACTTTCGCGACTACCCGTTCAAGGGCGGCTACGCCATCGCGTGCGGCATGGCGCAGCTGGCCGACCTCGTGGACGAGTTCTCGTTCTCGGACGAGGACGTGGCCTACCTGGGCTCGCTCGACGCGCCCGGCGGCGGCAAGCTGTTCAAGCCGGAGTTCCTCGACTACCTGCGTACCTTCGAGCTGCGTGTGGACATCGACGCGGTGCTCGAGGGCACCGTCGTGTTCCCGCACGAGCCGCTGGTGCGCGTGACCGGCCCCATCATGGATTGCCAGCTCATCGAGACGGCGCTTCTGAACTGCGTGAACTTCGAGACGTTGATCGCCACGAAGGCGGCGCGCGTGTGCCTGGCGGCGCAGGCTCCCGTGGCGGAGTTCGGCCTGCGGCGCGCGCAGGGCGCGGGCGGCGGCTTGTGGGCCAGCCGTGCGGCCGTCGTGGGCGGGTGCGCCTCCACGTCGAACGTGCTGGCGGGCAAGCTGTTCGACATCCCCGTGTCGGGCACGCACGCGCACTCGTGGGTCATGTCGTTTCCCGACGAGCTCACGGCGTTCCGCGCGTACGCCGAGGCGTTCCCGAAGAACTGCGTGCTGCTCGTGGACACCTACGACGTGGAGCAGGGCATCAAGAACGCCATCACGGTGGGACTGGAGATGCGCGAGCGCGGCGAGCGCCTGAGCGGCATCCGCATCGACTCGGGCGACTTGTCGTGGCTCGCGCGCATGGCGCGCGCCATGCTGGACGAGGCGGGCCTGACCGACTGCGGCATCGTGCTGTCGAACGATCTGGACGAGTTCACCATCCAGTCCATCCGCGACGAGGGGGCCCAGGTGACCTCGTGGGGCGTGGGCACGAAGCTGGCCTGCGCCTACGACCAGCCCACGCTGGGAGGCGTGTACAAGCTGTCGGCCACGCGCGCCTCGGGGGAGAGCGAGTGGACCGACCGCCTGAAGATCTCCGAGTCGGCCGCCAAGCTGACCACGCCCGGCGTGCTGGACGTGCGCCGCTACTTCTACTGCGGCAGCGGGCGCTTGGCCGGCGATATGGTGTTCGACGTGAACGCGCCCGGCGACAAGCTGCGCGAGGTCATCGTCGACCCGTCCGACGACCTGCGGCAGAAGAACCTCTCGGGGCTGTGCTCCGAGACGCTGCTCAAGCCGCTCGCGCGCGACGGCCGCACGGTGCTCGACGCGTCCGAACGCGACGCATGGGCGGCTCGCGAGCGTGCCCAGGCGGGCCTCGCCACGCTCGACGAGAGCCAGAAGCGCATGCTGAACGCCCACACCTATCCGGTAGGCCTCGAATATGGTCTTTTTGAGCGCCGTCGCGATCTGGTTGTGAAGCTGCGGGGCATCGCGTAG
- a CDS encoding DegV family protein translates to MIKILTDSVASIPADVAREAGIDVVTLFVNREGCEYADSEMDLDAFYADIYDMVDNIPTSSQPSQHTLEAVFEEAARAGDEVLGIFISSELSGTYEGAVRAARAVKARNIDFTYVIVDSTSCGYDEAWPVFDAVAARDAGEDLAGCAAAALRGIESTRFLFTPETLTFLQRGGRIGNAAALLGNLIQLSPVLTVSDGKADTFAKVRTRKKALDRIVTEFKKDVEQHGLKHVVVHYIGDKAPAVAWAREVVEPLIGRTVSVLPVSPVIGLHVGPAVGLAYECASALAGKISGPVQARACAS, encoded by the coding sequence ATGATCAAGATACTCACCGATTCGGTCGCCTCCATTCCCGCCGACGTGGCGCGCGAAGCCGGCATCGACGTGGTCACCCTGTTCGTGAACCGCGAGGGATGCGAATACGCGGACTCTGAGATGGATTTGGACGCGTTCTACGCCGACATCTATGACATGGTAGACAACATCCCCACGTCCAGCCAGCCGTCCCAGCACACGCTGGAAGCCGTGTTCGAGGAGGCGGCGCGCGCGGGCGACGAGGTGCTGGGCATCTTCATCTCGTCGGAGCTGTCGGGGACCTACGAGGGCGCCGTGCGCGCAGCGCGCGCCGTGAAGGCGCGCAACATCGACTTCACCTACGTCATCGTGGACTCCACGTCGTGCGGCTACGACGAAGCGTGGCCGGTGTTCGACGCGGTGGCCGCGCGCGACGCGGGCGAGGACCTGGCGGGATGCGCAGCGGCGGCGCTGCGCGGCATCGAGTCCACCCGCTTCCTGTTCACGCCCGAAACGCTCACGTTCCTGCAACGGGGCGGGCGCATCGGCAACGCGGCGGCGCTGCTGGGCAACCTCATCCAGCTTTCGCCCGTGCTCACGGTGAGCGACGGCAAGGCCGACACGTTCGCGAAGGTGCGCACGCGCAAGAAGGCGCTCGACCGGATCGTGACCGAGTTCAAGAAGGATGTCGAGCAGCACGGCCTGAAGCACGTCGTGGTGCACTACATCGGCGACAAGGCGCCGGCCGTCGCATGGGCGCGCGAGGTCGTCGAGCCGCTCATCGGGCGCACGGTGAGCGTGTTGCCGGTGAGCCCCGTCATCGGCCTGCACGTGGGACCGGCCGTGGGGCTTGCCTATGAGTGCGCAAGCGCCCTGGCCGGCAAGATCAGCGGCCCGGTGCAGGCGCGCGCCTGCGCTTCGTAG
- a CDS encoding DegV family protein, translating into MQHKCNLIIDSCCDLPFEVVDREGVELIRFPYIMSDGEHADDLYQTSSAHDFYQAMRNGEEPTTAQVPVPVFRDAFERAIASGVPTVYLSFSSGLSGSFDAAALVHDQLMAEHPDAELYIVDTCLASVAEALLVYEALRQRDNGMTAQELARWAEEARYFVDAEFMVDDLEALRRGGRIPSSVAYAGSKLDVKPLLTITVDGKLSLAGVARGRKKGIKQLAEYYNKRKADSRPGRCVVIGNADCPKDAARLQEALGKGDDSILFLESSIGPVIGSHVGPDMIAVVFWGNDKREELSVADRIAKKVKGGE; encoded by the coding sequence ATGCAGCATAAGTGCAACCTCATCATCGATTCGTGCTGCGACCTGCCGTTCGAGGTCGTCGACCGGGAAGGCGTCGAGCTTATCAGGTTCCCCTACATCATGAGCGACGGCGAGCATGCCGACGATCTGTACCAGACCTCGTCGGCGCACGATTTCTACCAGGCGATGCGCAACGGCGAGGAGCCTACCACCGCGCAGGTGCCCGTGCCCGTGTTCCGCGACGCGTTCGAGCGCGCCATCGCAAGCGGGGTGCCCACCGTGTACTTGAGCTTCTCCAGCGGGCTGTCCGGCAGCTTCGATGCAGCGGCGCTCGTGCACGACCAGCTGATGGCCGAGCATCCGGACGCCGAGCTGTACATCGTGGACACGTGCTTGGCCTCGGTGGCCGAGGCGCTGCTGGTGTACGAGGCGCTGCGTCAGCGCGACAACGGCATGACGGCGCAGGAGCTTGCGCGCTGGGCCGAGGAGGCGCGCTACTTCGTGGACGCCGAGTTCATGGTGGACGACCTGGAGGCCCTGCGCCGCGGCGGCCGCATCCCCAGCTCGGTGGCGTACGCGGGCTCGAAGCTGGACGTGAAGCCGCTGCTCACCATCACCGTCGACGGCAAGCTGTCGCTGGCGGGCGTGGCGCGCGGGCGCAAGAAGGGCATCAAGCAGCTGGCCGAGTACTACAACAAGCGCAAGGCCGACTCGCGGCCGGGTCGCTGCGTGGTCATCGGCAACGCCGACTGCCCGAAGGACGCCGCTCGCCTGCAGGAGGCGCTGGGCAAGGGCGACGACAGCATCCTGTTTCTGGAGAGCAGCATCGGGCCGGTCATCGGCAGTCACGTGGGGCCGGACATGATCGCGGTGGTGTTCTGGGGCAACGACAAGCGCGAGGAGCTGTCGGTGGCCGACCGCATCGCGAAGAAGGTCAAGGGCGGCGAGTAG
- a CDS encoding NAD(P)-binding domain-containing protein, translating into MELSFVYSGNETVGAMVVSRLEAAGCTRTDDVAHAEAIITYCTSQTALEDAYFDEQGLVQAAGKGALLIDLSASTPSFARELNAVAVVSDLMSVEAPLVVVDVARADAFGDRDNLVCFVGGDEEAVAEARPVLEAIAGTVQETGGAGSAQLARAAYTLQTTAQVISAVEADALYRAVRRSSASLDQATERVGAATPVAEQVLAAVNTGRFDGMYTVEMFMAELSAALTAADDVDLILPQAEACLHLLELLAVIGGSDKAPAALALVYGEEKTCAEQGLDWTRAEQAYGDVAEGFDDLDDDGHDHGHDHGSFGDYPGYGAYSAN; encoded by the coding sequence ATGGAACTTTCGTTCGTATACTCCGGCAACGAGACGGTGGGCGCTATGGTGGTGTCCCGCCTGGAGGCGGCCGGCTGCACGCGCACCGACGACGTCGCGCATGCCGAGGCCATCATCACGTACTGCACGTCGCAGACGGCGCTGGAAGACGCGTACTTCGACGAGCAGGGGCTCGTGCAGGCGGCGGGGAAGGGCGCGCTGCTCATCGACCTGTCGGCGTCGACTCCCAGCTTCGCGCGCGAGCTGAACGCCGTGGCCGTGGTGAGCGACCTCATGTCGGTGGAGGCGCCGCTCGTGGTGGTGGACGTGGCCCGCGCCGACGCGTTCGGCGACCGCGACAACCTGGTGTGCTTCGTCGGGGGCGACGAGGAGGCCGTGGCGGAGGCGCGTCCCGTGCTGGAAGCGATCGCCGGCACGGTGCAGGAAACGGGCGGGGCGGGCTCTGCGCAGCTCGCGCGCGCCGCGTACACGCTGCAGACGACGGCGCAGGTGATCTCGGCCGTGGAGGCCGACGCGCTGTACCGCGCCGTGCGTCGCTCGTCGGCCTCGCTCGACCAGGCGACGGAGCGCGTGGGTGCGGCGACGCCCGTGGCCGAGCAGGTGCTGGCCGCGGTGAACACGGGGCGTTTCGACGGCATGTACACGGTTGAGATGTTCATGGCCGAGCTGTCCGCCGCGCTGACGGCGGCCGACGACGTGGACCTCATCCTACCGCAGGCCGAGGCGTGCCTGCACCTGCTGGAGCTGCTCGCCGTCATCGGCGGCTCCGACAAGGCGCCTGCAGCGCTGGCGCTGGTGTACGGCGAGGAGAAGACGTGCGCCGAGCAGGGCCTCGACTGGACGCGCGCTGAGCAGGCCTACGGCGACGTCGCCGAGGGCTTCGACGATCTGGACGACGACGGCCACGACCACGGGCACGACCACGGTTCCTTCGGCGATTATCCCGGCTACGGCGCGTATTCGGCCAATTAG
- a CDS encoding radical SAM protein: MNLALSTCDLCPRSCGVDRAAGERGACGADGRLVVARAALHFWEEPPISGSRGSGTVFFAHCPLRCVYCQNAVIAAGEAGAEVSVERLGEMCLELQEQGALNVNFVTPTHYAPEARAAVAWARERGLALPVVWNTSGYETVAAVRANAGTVDAYLADFKYADAELARRYSHAPDYPEVALAALEAMVEEAGGPTFDEVDGEQRLTGGVVVRHLMLPGALEDSKRVVRLVHERFGDAVLLSLMNQYTPVLADAAKAGDARAAATLDRCPELAERVSDDEYELLLDYADELGVEDYFWQQGGAAEDSFIPAFDLSGVREPDRA, from the coding sequence ATGAATCTGGCATTATCAACATGCGACCTCTGCCCCCGCTCGTGCGGGGTCGATCGGGCGGCGGGGGAGCGCGGGGCGTGCGGGGCCGACGGGCGCCTCGTGGTGGCGCGTGCGGCGCTGCATTTCTGGGAGGAGCCTCCCATCAGCGGGTCGCGCGGCAGCGGCACGGTGTTCTTCGCGCACTGCCCGCTGCGCTGCGTCTACTGTCAGAACGCGGTGATCGCCGCGGGCGAGGCGGGCGCGGAGGTGAGCGTCGAGCGCCTGGGCGAGATGTGCCTGGAGCTGCAGGAGCAGGGCGCGCTCAACGTCAACTTCGTCACGCCGACGCATTACGCTCCCGAGGCGCGCGCAGCCGTCGCCTGGGCGCGCGAGCGAGGGCTGGCGCTTCCCGTCGTATGGAACACGTCCGGGTACGAGACGGTCGCCGCTGTGCGGGCGAACGCGGGCACGGTCGACGCGTACCTCGCGGATTTCAAGTACGCCGACGCCGAGCTGGCGCGGCGCTACTCGCATGCGCCTGATTACCCCGAGGTCGCCCTGGCGGCGCTCGAGGCCATGGTGGAGGAGGCGGGCGGACCGACGTTCGACGAGGTGGACGGCGAGCAGCGTCTGACCGGCGGCGTCGTGGTGCGCCACCTCATGCTGCCGGGCGCGCTGGAGGACTCGAAGCGGGTCGTGCGCCTCGTGCACGAGCGTTTCGGCGACGCGGTGCTGCTGTCGCTGATGAACCAGTACACGCCCGTGCTGGCGGACGCCGCGAAGGCGGGCGACGCGCGAGCCGCGGCGACGCTCGACCGCTGCCCCGAGCTTGCCGAGCGCGTCTCCGACGACGAGTACGAGCTTCTGCTCGATTACGCCGACGAGCTGGGCGTCGAGGACTACTTCTGGCAGCAGGGCGGAGCCGCCGAGGACAGCTTCATCCCCGCGTTCGACCTGTCCGGCGTGCGGGAGCCCGATCGCGCGTAA